From the genome of Helicoverpa zea isolate HzStark_Cry1AcR chromosome 1, ilHelZeax1.1, whole genome shotgun sequence, one region includes:
- the LOC124630847 gene encoding odorant receptor 94b-like translates to MDSKMSLSSASLVTHLRLLRWCGYCRLAGGARLSRLHALYRALTLALTTVYLLQECVYAYQVQQDMDKLARVMFLLLCHITSIAKQLVFHLKAERIDEMLAGLEDPLYNQPEEAHRRLLGATAASASRFVRAYSGCAVVTCTLWITFPVMYRLQGLPVEFPFWITVDYNRPTMFILVLAYSYYVTTLVGIANTTMDAFMATVLNQCKTQLRLLRMNFECLPERAAALSRQLGCSYDAALFALFRECLVHYEKITETAKMLQNIFGTVILIQFGIGGWILCMAAYKIVSLNMLSVEFASMALFISCILTELFLYCYYGNEVTDESERVSQSLYSMEWRRARLTFRRSLVLVMERAKRPLRPAAGRVIPLSLDTFVKIIKSSYTFYAVLRQTK, encoded by the exons ATGGATTCCaaaat GTCGCTGTCGTCGGCGAGCCTCGTGACGCACCTGCGGCTGCTGCGCTGGTGCGGCTACTGCCGGCTGGCAGGCGGCGCGCGTCTGTCCCGGCTGCATGCGCTCTACCGAGCTCTAACGCTCGCACTCACCACGGTCTACCTGCTACAGGAGTGCGTTTACGCCTACCAG GTACAGCAAGATATGGACAAGTTAGCCCGAGTGATGTTCTTGCTGCTGTGCCACATCACGTCTATTGCGAAGCAACTCGTGTTTCACCTAAAAGCGGAGCGCATCGACGAGATGTTGGCCGGGCTGGAGG ATCCGCTGTACAACCAGCCGGAGGAGGCGCACCGCCGGCTGCTGGGCGCCACGGCGGCCAGCGCCTCGCGCTTCGTGCGCGCCTACTCGGGCTGCGCCGTGGTCACGTGCACGCTGTGGATCACCTTCCCTGTCATGTACCGCCTGCAGGGACTGCCCGTCGAATTCCCTTTTTGGATTACCGTTGACTATAATCGACCAACAAT GTTCATCTTGGTACTTGCATATTCTTACTATGTAACCACTCTCGTGGGCATAGCAAACACAACCATGGACGCATTTATGGCTACTGTTCTGAATCAATGCAAAACACAACTCAGACTATTACG GATGAACTTCGAGTGCCTGCCGGAGCGCGCGGCGGCGCTGAGCCGGCAGCTCGGCTGCTCGTACGACGCGGCGCTGTTCGCGCTGTTCCGCGAGTGTCTCGTGCACTACGAGAAGATCACTGA GACCGCCAAAATGTTACAGAACATTTTCGGCACAGTCATTCTTATTCAATTTGGGATTGGTGGATGGATCCTGTGCATGGCCGCCTACAAGATTGTAAGC CTGAACATGCTGAGCGTGGAGTTTGCGTCGATGGCGCTGTTCATCAGTTGCATCCTGACGGAGCTGTTCCTCTACTGCTACTATGGGAATGAAGTCACTGACGAG AGCGAGCGCGTGTCGCAGTCGCTGTACAGCATGGAGTGGCGACGCGCGCGGCTGACGTTCCGGCGCTCGCTGGTGCTGGTGATGGAGCGCGCCAAGCGGCCGCTGCGCCCCGCCGCCGGCCGCGTCATCCCGCTCTCGCTCGACACCTTCGTCAAG ataatAAAGTCTTCATACACTTTTTATGCGGTTCTTCGGCAGACAAAGTAG
- the LOC124631335 gene encoding uncharacterized protein LOC124631335 isoform X1, with protein sequence MRLEAAAGYTVWWSGGAQSGSRRLPAADTALRLARLACGARYRVTLQAHNAVGASPHSAPLLARTRGDKAKPPPGKEFVWANSTALRLNLLAWGGRCPVAAWSLALRPAGAGAWRDLPSDGETAEAGGLQPGAWYEVRVEARSPAGDTTALYRAATHTLSGVLRETERIGEPVEVPSEVRGVVLGGVGESSPGGSGAALWRAGLAPALLGGGLAALLAALAGLVVARRRQAASCLRRDCSLHRVCQPHPQLYTTEPSKRNGKTLTPPDLAGELHEISPYATFSMAGGAGGAGGGGGAGSAGGATPSEGGGGGGCALHLRTFGRAEPLDLAAPPPRPNLLAHTPEYGHSRESDSESSGSPCAACAAELYRVPAAHLSDTLPAVDSSAEDSVYAPGAPGPRAPGSHQPGARGPRGRPAPRARRRRDHPRHADPPTVSASRRVAPELQ encoded by the exons ATGAGGCTAGAGGCCGCGGCAGGGTACACGGTGTGGTGGTCGGGCGGCGCGCAGTCGGGCTCGCGGCGGCTGCCGGCGGCGGACACGGCGCTGCGGCTGGCGCGGCTGGCGTGCGGCGCGCGCTACCGCGTCACGCTGCAGGCGCACAACGCCGTCGGCGCCTCGCCGCACTCCGCGCCGCTGCTGGCGCGCACCAGGGGGGACA AGGCTAAGCCACCTCCGGGCAAAGAGTTCGTGTGGGCTAACAGCACGGCTCTGCGCCTCAACCTGCTGGCGTGGGGAGGCCGCTGCCCCGTGGCGGCGTGGTCCTTAGCGCTGCGGCCTGCAGGCGCGGGCGCCTGGCGCGACCTGCCCAGCGACGGGGAGACTGCCGAA GCTGGCGGGCTGCAGCCGGGCGCTTGGTACGAGGTGCGCGTAGAAGCGCGGTCACCGGCCGGCGACACCACGGCACTGTACCGTGCCGCCACACATACGCTCAGCGGAG TTTTACGTGAAACAGAACGCATAGGCGAGCCGGTGGAGGTGCCAAGCGAGGTGCGTGGGGTCGTGTTGGGCGGCGTAGGCGAGAGCTCGCCGGGAGGCTCCGGCGCGGCGCTGTGGAGGGCCGGCCTGGCGCCCGCGCTGCTGGGGGGAGGCCTGGCTGCGCTGCTGGCGGCGCTCGCGG GGCTGGTGGTAGCTCGGCGACGGCAGGCAGCCTCCTGCCTGCGCCGCGACTGCTCCTTGCACCGCGTGTGCCAGCCGCACCCTCAGCTGTACACCACTGAGCCCAGTAAACGCAATGGCAAAACTCTTACTCCACCCGATC TTGCTGGTGAATTGCACGAGATCAGTCCTTATGCAACGTTCAGTATGGCTGGAGGCGCAGGCGGCGCGGGTGGCGGGGGCGGTGCGGGGAGTGCGGGGGGTGCGACGCCGAGCGAGGGGGGCGGCGGGGGGGGCTGCGCGCTGCACCTGCGCACGTTCGGCCGCGCCGAGCCGCTCGACctggccgcgccgccgccccgtCCCAACCTCCTGGCGCACACACCAG AGTACGGGCATTCTCGCGAAAGCGACTCGGAGTCGAGCGGCTCACCATGCGCCGCGTGCGCCGCGGAGCTGTACCGCGTGCCCGCCGCGCACCTGTCCG ACACGCTACCTGCCGTTGACTCCAGCGCCGAGGACTCGGTGTACGCACCGGGAGCACCGGGGCCCCGCGCGCCGGGCTCCCACCAGCCGGGGGCCAGGGGCCCGCGCGGCCgtcccgcgccccgcgcccgccgTCGACGTGACCACCCGCGCCACGCCGACCCGCCTACCGTCAG TGCCAGCAGGCGAGTTGCGCCAGAGCTACAGTAG
- the LOC124629674 gene encoding Down syndrome cell adhesion molecule-like protein Dscam2 codes for MPPLLPLLLALLVPRLRAELTMRAPVLVREPPPRVTYAARAGVRLTCAARADPPPDVTWLADDGAVLRDLPPHRRIYNNGTLEILATSAHAAAAQTTVRCRAANAHGVTLSRDVTLVPVGEAAWEAAARAGDAAAGAVAAVHCGAADPLVRAELWYRGDVLLHLDPPAPESRYLVAGNTLLIREAGAADAGAYSCLARHELSGAARRARPATLSVRGAGPASAPRLLAAPAELSVPAGQLVCLPCVASDHPPPQYTWYRSREGRLQPASAPEDGWAWGGGAARCVRAAAHHAGLWICKAYNVFGDATAHTTLHVQDSLSVTVTPTVLVAQAGSTARFNCSASDARAALGWLHDGAPAGAGAALLLRGVARASRGVYQCVARRAHDSAQAAAELRLGGERALH; via the exons ATGCCGCCGCTGCTGCCGCTGCTGCTGGCGCTGCTCGTGCCGC GTTTGCGCGCGGAGCTGACGATGCGCGCACCGGTGCTGGTGCGCGAGCCGCCGCCGCGCGTGACGTACGCGGCGCGCGCCGGCGTGCGGCTCACGTGCGCCGCGCGCGCAGACCCGCCGCCCGACGTCACCTGGCTCGCCGACGACGGCGCAGTGCTGAGGGACCTGCCGCCGCACAG GCGCATATACAACAACGGCACGCTGGAGATATTGGCGACGAGCGCGCACGCGGCGGCGGCGCAGACGACGGTGCGGTGCCGCGCCGCCAACGCGCACGGCGTGACGCTGTCGCGCGACGTGACGCTCGTGCCGGTGGGCGAGGCGGCGTGggaggcggcggcgcgcgcgggggacgcggcggcgggcgcggtggCGGCCGTGCACTGCGGCGCCGCCGACCCGCTGGTGCGGGCCGAGCTCTGGTACCGCGGCGACGTGCTGCTGCACCTCGACCCGCCCGCGCCAG AGTCGCGCTACCTGGTGGCTGGCAACACGCTGCTGATCCGCGAGGCTGGCGCGGCGGACGCGGGCGCGTACAGCTGCCTGGCGCGCCACGAGCTGTCCGGCGCGGCCCGGCGCGCGCGCCCCGCCACGCTGTCCGTGCGCGGCGCGGGTCCCGCATCGGCGCCGCGCCTGCTGGCCGCGCCCGCCGAGCTCAGCGTGCCGGCCGGCCAGCTCGTGTGTCTGCCGTGCGTCGCCTCCGACCACCCCCCGCCGCAGTACAC GTGGTACCGCTCGCGCGAGGGTCGGCTGCAGCCGGCCAGCGCGCCGGAGGACGGCTGGGCGTGGGGGGGCGGCGCGGCTCGCTGCGTGCGCGCTGCCGCCCACCACGCCGGCCTCTGGATCTGCAAGGCTTACAATGTGTTCGGCGACGCCACCGCGCACACCACGCTGCACGTGCAGGACTCACTCAGCGTCACCGTCACGCCCACCGTGCTA GTGGCGCAGGCGGGCAGCACGGCGCGGTTCAACTGCAGCGCGTCGGACGCGCGCGCGGCGCTGGGCTGGCTGCACGACGGCGCgccggcgggcgcgggcgcggcgctgctGCTGCGCGGCGTGGCGCGCGCCAGCCGCGGCGTCTACCAGTGCGTGGCGCgccgcgcgcacgactccgCGCAGGCCGCCGCGGAGCTGCGCCTTGGCGGTGAGCGCGCGCTACATTGA
- the LOC124631335 gene encoding uncharacterized protein LOC124631335 isoform X2 yields MRLEAAAGYTVWWSGGAQSGSRRLPAADTALRLARLACGARYRVTLQAHNAVGASPHSAPLLARTRGDKAKPPPGKEFVWANSTALRLNLLAWGGRCPVAAWSLALRPAGAGAWRDLPSDGETAEAGGLQPGAWYEVRVEARSPAGDTTALYRAATHTLSGERIGEPVEVPSEVRGVVLGGVGESSPGGSGAALWRAGLAPALLGGGLAALLAALAGLVVARRRQAASCLRRDCSLHRVCQPHPQLYTTEPSKRNGKTLTPPDLAGELHEISPYATFSMAGGAGGAGGGGGAGSAGGATPSEGGGGGGCALHLRTFGRAEPLDLAAPPPRPNLLAHTPEYGHSRESDSESSGSPCAACAAELYRVPAAHLSDTLPAVDSSAEDSVYAPGAPGPRAPGSHQPGARGPRGRPAPRARRRRDHPRHADPPTVSASRRVAPELQ; encoded by the exons ATGAGGCTAGAGGCCGCGGCAGGGTACACGGTGTGGTGGTCGGGCGGCGCGCAGTCGGGCTCGCGGCGGCTGCCGGCGGCGGACACGGCGCTGCGGCTGGCGCGGCTGGCGTGCGGCGCGCGCTACCGCGTCACGCTGCAGGCGCACAACGCCGTCGGCGCCTCGCCGCACTCCGCGCCGCTGCTGGCGCGCACCAGGGGGGACA AGGCTAAGCCACCTCCGGGCAAAGAGTTCGTGTGGGCTAACAGCACGGCTCTGCGCCTCAACCTGCTGGCGTGGGGAGGCCGCTGCCCCGTGGCGGCGTGGTCCTTAGCGCTGCGGCCTGCAGGCGCGGGCGCCTGGCGCGACCTGCCCAGCGACGGGGAGACTGCCGAA GCTGGCGGGCTGCAGCCGGGCGCTTGGTACGAGGTGCGCGTAGAAGCGCGGTCACCGGCCGGCGACACCACGGCACTGTACCGTGCCGCCACACATACGCTCAGCGGAG AACGCATAGGCGAGCCGGTGGAGGTGCCAAGCGAGGTGCGTGGGGTCGTGTTGGGCGGCGTAGGCGAGAGCTCGCCGGGAGGCTCCGGCGCGGCGCTGTGGAGGGCCGGCCTGGCGCCCGCGCTGCTGGGGGGAGGCCTGGCTGCGCTGCTGGCGGCGCTCGCGG GGCTGGTGGTAGCTCGGCGACGGCAGGCAGCCTCCTGCCTGCGCCGCGACTGCTCCTTGCACCGCGTGTGCCAGCCGCACCCTCAGCTGTACACCACTGAGCCCAGTAAACGCAATGGCAAAACTCTTACTCCACCCGATC TTGCTGGTGAATTGCACGAGATCAGTCCTTATGCAACGTTCAGTATGGCTGGAGGCGCAGGCGGCGCGGGTGGCGGGGGCGGTGCGGGGAGTGCGGGGGGTGCGACGCCGAGCGAGGGGGGCGGCGGGGGGGGCTGCGCGCTGCACCTGCGCACGTTCGGCCGCGCCGAGCCGCTCGACctggccgcgccgccgccccgtCCCAACCTCCTGGCGCACACACCAG AGTACGGGCATTCTCGCGAAAGCGACTCGGAGTCGAGCGGCTCACCATGCGCCGCGTGCGCCGCGGAGCTGTACCGCGTGCCCGCCGCGCACCTGTCCG ACACGCTACCTGCCGTTGACTCCAGCGCCGAGGACTCGGTGTACGCACCGGGAGCACCGGGGCCCCGCGCGCCGGGCTCCCACCAGCCGGGGGCCAGGGGCCCGCGCGGCCgtcccgcgccccgcgcccgccgTCGACGTGACCACCCGCGCCACGCCGACCCGCCTACCGTCAG TGCCAGCAGGCGAGTTGCGCCAGAGCTACAGTAG
- the LOC124629684 gene encoding Down syndrome cell adhesion molecule-like protein Dscam2: protein MCCGSSISWWRRGSGVAVGGAGRVSARGPELRLAPALAPDAGVYACAVAAPAGPAARRDIDIQVRNPPKISPFIFSSELTEGSSVQVLCGVSSGDKPMYFTWLKDGAPLPPNLQIEEKSLNEFSLLMFSDLTARHSGEYTCRVSNHAATVNYTAQLSVKGECAPASCALRPAAVVTVALLAAVAPAWATEPLDAAVLLGAPLQLECAARGHPAPAVTWYRRMGEGASLGGDSGEQWEPVGAGEWGVDGVRARNGSLAASAAARAHQGLYRCVADNGVGPPLLKHVNITVHEPAHLEGAGGNASCVRGQPAALACVARGDAPLHVHWTHRGARLDTASYRCAYTSLHNLLSCRQFIQTYSYVLGFL, encoded by the exons ATGTGTTGTGGCAGCTCCATCTCGTGGTGGCGGCGCGGGTCGGGCGTGGCGGTGGGCGGCGCGGGCCGCGTGAGCGCGCGCGGCCCCGAGCTGCGCCTGGCGCCGGCACTGGCGCCCGACGCCGGCGTCTACGCCTGCGCCGTGGCGGCGCCCGCGGGCCCTGCCGCTCGCCGCGACATCGACATACAAGTCCGCA ACCCTCCGAAAATTTCtccatttattttttcatcggAACTCACTGAGGGTAGTTCAGTGCAGGTGCTGTGCGGCGTGTCGTCCGGGGACAAGCCCATGTACTTCACATGGCTTAAGGACGGTGCTCCTCTACCGCCGAACCTACAG ATAGAAGAAAAGAGTCTGAATGAGTTCTCTCTACTGATGTTCTCGGATCTGACGGCACGACACAGTGGCGAGTACACGTGTCGCGTGTCCAACCACGCCGCCACCGTCAACTACACCGCGCAGCTCAGCGTCAAGGGTGAGTGTGCCCCCGCCTCCTGCGCACTGCGCCCGGCAGCCGTGGTGACCGTTGCTTTGCTCGCTGCAGTGGCTCCGGCGTGGGCCACGGAGCCCCTGGACGCGGCCGTGCTGCTGGGCGCGCCGCTGCAGCTCGAGTGCGCCGCCCGCGGACATCCCGCGCCCGCTGTCACGTGGTACCGCCGTATGG GCGAGGGCGCTTCGCTAGGCGGTGACAGTGGAGAGCAGTGGGAACCGGTGGGGGCAGGTGAATGGGGAGTAGACGGAGTGCGGGCGCGCAACGGTTCGCTCGCAGCCagcgcggcggcgcgcgcgcaccagGGCCTGTACCGCTGCGTGGCCGACAACGGAGTGGGGCCGCCGCTGCTCAAGCACGTCAACATTACTGTGCACG AGCCGGCGCACCTGGAGGGCGCGGGCGGCAACGCGTCGTGCGTGCGCGGCCAGCCCGCGGCGCTGGCGTGCGTGGCGCGAGGCGACGCGCCGCTGCACGTGCACTGGACGCACCGCGGCGCGCGCCTCGACACTGCCTCCTACCGGTGCGCATACACTTCTCTACACAATTTACTATCTTGTAGACAATTCATACAAACGTACTCATACGTGCTAGGCTTTCTTTAA
- the LOC124631335 gene encoding uncharacterized protein LOC124631335 isoform X3, which yields MRLEAAAGYTVWWSGGAQSGSRRLPAADTALRLARLACGARYRVTLQAHNAVGASPHSAPLLARTRGDKAKPPPGKEFVWANSTALRLNLLAWGGRCPVAAWSLALRPAGAGAWRDLPSDGETAEAGGLQPGAWYEVRVEARSPAGDTTALYRAATHTLSGVLRETERIGEPVEVPSEVRGVVLGGVGESSPGGSGAALWRAGLAPALLGGGLAALLAALAGLVVARRRQAASCLRRDCSLHRVCQPHPQLYTTEPSKRNGKTLTPPDLAGELHEISPYATFSMAGGAGGAGGGGGAGSAGGATPSEGGGGGGCALHLRTFGRAEPLDLAAPPPRPNLLAHTPEYGHSRESDSESSGSPCAACAAELYRVPAAHLSDTLPAVDSSAEDSVYAPGAPGPRAPGSHQPGARGPRGRPAPRARRRRDHPRHADPPTVR from the exons ATGAGGCTAGAGGCCGCGGCAGGGTACACGGTGTGGTGGTCGGGCGGCGCGCAGTCGGGCTCGCGGCGGCTGCCGGCGGCGGACACGGCGCTGCGGCTGGCGCGGCTGGCGTGCGGCGCGCGCTACCGCGTCACGCTGCAGGCGCACAACGCCGTCGGCGCCTCGCCGCACTCCGCGCCGCTGCTGGCGCGCACCAGGGGGGACA AGGCTAAGCCACCTCCGGGCAAAGAGTTCGTGTGGGCTAACAGCACGGCTCTGCGCCTCAACCTGCTGGCGTGGGGAGGCCGCTGCCCCGTGGCGGCGTGGTCCTTAGCGCTGCGGCCTGCAGGCGCGGGCGCCTGGCGCGACCTGCCCAGCGACGGGGAGACTGCCGAA GCTGGCGGGCTGCAGCCGGGCGCTTGGTACGAGGTGCGCGTAGAAGCGCGGTCACCGGCCGGCGACACCACGGCACTGTACCGTGCCGCCACACATACGCTCAGCGGAG TTTTACGTGAAACAGAACGCATAGGCGAGCCGGTGGAGGTGCCAAGCGAGGTGCGTGGGGTCGTGTTGGGCGGCGTAGGCGAGAGCTCGCCGGGAGGCTCCGGCGCGGCGCTGTGGAGGGCCGGCCTGGCGCCCGCGCTGCTGGGGGGAGGCCTGGCTGCGCTGCTGGCGGCGCTCGCGG GGCTGGTGGTAGCTCGGCGACGGCAGGCAGCCTCCTGCCTGCGCCGCGACTGCTCCTTGCACCGCGTGTGCCAGCCGCACCCTCAGCTGTACACCACTGAGCCCAGTAAACGCAATGGCAAAACTCTTACTCCACCCGATC TTGCTGGTGAATTGCACGAGATCAGTCCTTATGCAACGTTCAGTATGGCTGGAGGCGCAGGCGGCGCGGGTGGCGGGGGCGGTGCGGGGAGTGCGGGGGGTGCGACGCCGAGCGAGGGGGGCGGCGGGGGGGGCTGCGCGCTGCACCTGCGCACGTTCGGCCGCGCCGAGCCGCTCGACctggccgcgccgccgccccgtCCCAACCTCCTGGCGCACACACCAG AGTACGGGCATTCTCGCGAAAGCGACTCGGAGTCGAGCGGCTCACCATGCGCCGCGTGCGCCGCGGAGCTGTACCGCGTGCCCGCCGCGCACCTGTCCG ACACGCTACCTGCCGTTGACTCCAGCGCCGAGGACTCGGTGTACGCACCGGGAGCACCGGGGCCCCGCGCGCCGGGCTCCCACCAGCCGGGGGCCAGGGGCCCGCGCGGCCgtcccgcgccccgcgcccgccgTCGACGTGACCACCCGCGCCACGCCGACCCGCCTACCGTCAGGTGA
- the LOC124633505 gene encoding contactin-2-like: MEGMPRCARARRRALPAHAQCVAEPPEAPRGLRLGGVGARWVRLQWAAPPGLQYAARYTALHALPAAADRSAAANLSVRDDGPRTDADGLHTLSARLEGLRPAAAYSLRLTAANHVGVSPHSEPLMFTTLEEAPTASPQNVRVRAANPGELRVSWSAPPQDSWNGELLGYVATWRELGRFEEEEAAARTGSAVAPGWSSAELALGGLRSSARYALTLRAYNRAGAGPASPAAYASTPDGEPDAAPAHVACEALSPRELRVRWSPLPSAHALRGYDLHYAPLHFATCK, from the exons ATGGAAGGTATGCCTCGGTGTGCGCGCGCTCGGCGCCGCGCGCTGCCTGCTCACGCGCAGTGTGTCGCAGAGCCGCCGGAGGCGCCGCGCGGGCTGCGGCTGGGCGGCGTGGGCGCGCGCTGGGTGCGGCTGCAGTGGGCGGCGCCGCCGGGGCTGCAGTACGCGGCGCGCTACACGGCGCTGCACGCGCTGCCCGCCGCCGCCGACCGCTCCGCCGCCGCCAACCTGTCCGTGCGGGACGATGGGCCCAG aacaGACGCAGACGGGCTGCACACGCTGTCTGCCAGGCTGGAGGGACTGCGCCCTGCCGCCGCCTACTCCCTGCGCCTCACGGCGGCCAACCACGTGGGCGTGTCTCCGCACTCTGAACCTCTCATGTTTACTACGCTGGAAGAAG CTCCCACTGCCTCTCCGCAAAATGTAAGAGTGAGAGCGGCTAATCCCGGGGAGCTGCGCGTGTCGTGGTCG GCGCCGCCCCAGGACAGCTGGAACGGGGAGCTGCTAGGCTACGTGGCGACGTGGCGTGAGCTGGGCCGCTTCGAGGAGGAGGAGGCGGCGGCGCGCACCGGCAGCGCGGTGGCGCCCGGCTGGAGCAGCGCCGAGCTCGCGCTGGGCGGGCTGCGCTCGTCCGCGCGCTACGCACTCACCCTGCGCGCCTACAACCGCGCGGGCGCCGGGCCCGCCTCGCCCGCCGCCTACGCCAGCACGCCGGACGGCGAGCCCGACGCCGCGCCGGCGCACGTGGCGTGCGAGGCGCTGTCGCCGCGCGAGCTGCGCGTGCGCTGGTCGCCGCTGCCCTCCGCGCATGCGCTCCGGGGCTATGACCTCCACTACGCACCGCTGCACTTTGCTACCTGTAAATGA
- the LOC124629693 gene encoding Down syndrome cell adhesion molecule-like protein Dscam2, whose product METWSGARAGPGGEATLQGLRAATNYSVWVRARAAAGPGPPAPPVYCATADDVPEPVQHVRALPAGAAAVRVTWLSPAAAHLTHYTLYTRELGKVGGEWAQRVEAAAPESTLGGALEQWREVRGLRERTVYEFWLRAASAAGAGAPSRPVTAAPAPSLMARISSFSRVVVAALGSRVRLRCAAVGALPLRWRWSPLPGAHTVTDDGDLIIHKVEAAASGNYTCEVRNALGSDALGVALSVRAPPAAPAPRLRSAAAHELRLAWDPPHDGGAHILGNTSLINF is encoded by the exons ATGGAAA CGTGGAGCGGCGCGCGCGCCGGGCCGGGCGGCGAGGCCACGCTGCAGGGGCTGCGCGCCGCCACCAACTACTCCGTGTGGGTGCgtgcgcgcgccgccgccgggcccggcccgcccgcgccgcccgtcTACTGCGCCACCGCCGACGACG TGCCCGAGCCCGTGCAGCACGTGCGCGCGCTGCCGGCCGGCGCGGCCGCCGTGCGCGTCACGTGGCTGTCGCCGGCCGCCGCGCACCTCACGCACTACACCCTGTACACGCGGGAGCTCGGCAA AGTGGGCGGTGAGTGGGCGCAGCGCGTGGAGGCCGCGGCGCCGGAGAGCACGCTGGGCGGCGCCCTGGAGCAGTGGCGCGAGGTGCGCGGCCTGCGCGAGCGCACCGTGTACGAGTTCTGGCTGCGCGCCGCGTCGGCCGCCGGCGCCGGCGCGCCCAGCCGCCCCGTCACGGCCGCGCCCGCTCCCTCAC TGATGGCCAGGATATCGTCGTTCAGTCGCGTGGTGGTCGCAGCTCTCGGGTCGCGCGTGCGGTTGCGCTGCGCGGCGGTCGGGGCTCTGCCGCTACGCTGGCGCTGGTCGCCGCTGCCCGGCGCACACACGGTCACTGACGACGGGGATCTCATCATACACA AGGTGGAGGCGGCGGCGAGCGGCAACTACACGTGCGAGGTGCGCAACGCACTGGGCTCGGACGCGCTGGGCGTGGCGCTGTCGgtgcgcgcgccgcccgccgcgcccgcgccgcgcctgcGCAGCGCCGCCGCGCACGAGCTGCGCCTCGCCTGGGACCCGCCGCACGACGGCGGCGCGCACATACTCGGTAACACGAGCCTAATCAACTTCTAA